Genomic segment of Benincasa hispida cultivar B227 chromosome 1, ASM972705v1, whole genome shotgun sequence:
CTATAGGGTAATAGACATTAATACTAAAAATGAGAAGTGATTATTCAATGAAAATCCAAAGTCAtaagtataaatcttgaaattcagggatcaaattaaaacaaatttaaaaaacctaaagagaagaattatgaaatttagggactaaattcaAATCCTAATAGGGAACGGGgataaaaagtatatatattttttcctattttgaaagaaaaccCTTATTTTCTGTTGAGAAATTGAGATCTTATAATATTTATGGATAtagaaaacataaataaaaagaaatggaaatagGAATAAAAGGAAGGAATAAAATGGTAGTATGTTGATGGGTTGGGGGTGAAAAGGGAAGATTTCAATCCTACAATGGACAAACCTCCATATCTTCACCGTTCCCGTTTCCTCTCCAGAACTAAACTTCTCACTGTTTGGACTCTCATTTTTCTCGCTTTATTACTCTTCCTCTTCCCCAAATCACCTCCTTTCTCCGCCGATTCCACTCGCCGGATTCTCCAAGCCGGCCCCCTTTGGGAGAACCGGATCCGACACTCCGCCCACTCCCATTCTCATCGAGTTTTGGTCACTGGCGCCGCCGGTTTCGTCGGCCTTCATGTCTCCTTAGCACTCAAGCGCCGCGGCGATGGAGTCGTCGGCATTGACAATTTCAATCCCTATTACGAAACCTCTCTCAAACGTTCACGCGCTGCCCTTCTCGACCGTGCCGGCGTCTTTGTCGTTGAGGGCGATGTCAATGACGGCGCTCTACTCATTAAGCTTTTCGAATTGGTTAAATTCACTCACGTAATGCACCTCGCGGCTCAAGCGGGGGTTCGATATGCGATGAAAAACCCTAGTTCGTATGTGCAAAGTAATATTGCGGGATTGGTGAGTGTTCTCGAGGTTTGTAAATCGGCTAATCCGCAGCCGGCTATTGTTTGGGCATCTTCTAGTTCGGTTTATGGGCTTAATTCTCGAGTACCCTTTTCGGAAAAGGATCGAACGGATCAACCCGCGAGTTTATATGCGGCGACTAAGAAGGCTGGTGAGGAAATTGCACATAGTTATAATCACATTTATGGGCTTTCCATTACTGGGTTGAGATTCTTTACGGTTTATGGTCCTTGGGGACGGCCGGATATGGCGTATTTCTTTTTTACTAAGGATATTCTGAAAGGGAAGACGATTAGGGTTTTTGAAGGGGCAGATCAGAAATCTGTGGCGAGGGATTTTACTTACATTGACGATATTGTGAAGGGTTGTTTAGGTGCGTTGGATACGGCGGAGAAGAGCACTGGGAGCGGCGGAAGGAAGAAGGGGAAGGCTCAATTGCGGGTTTTCAATCTTGGGAATACTTCGCCTGTGACTGTCAGTGAGCTTGTGGACAATTTAGAGAAGTTGCTGAATTTGAAGGCTAAGAAAATGGTGTTGCCAATGCCTAGAAATGGGGATGTTCCTTTCACTCATGCCAACATCTCCCTGGCTCAGAAGGAGCTCGGTTACAAACCCACCACGGATTTGAAGACAGGTTTGAAGGAGTTTGTGGATTGGTATCGTCTTTTTTATTCCAATTCTAGGAAGAAGATTGTTTTGTAGCTGAGTCATTTTTTCAGAATTATtcttttaactaaattattgtttttctcACATTTTCTACTGATCAAAACCGATGGGTTGGAAAGTGGGGGAGTTCTAGGACATTTGTGTATTTGATTTGATGTCTGGTTTGAGCTTGTA
This window contains:
- the LOC120071862 gene encoding UDP-glucuronate 4-epimerase 2-like, giving the protein MDKPPYLHRSRFLSRTKLLTVWTLIFLALLLFLFPKSPPFSADSTRRILQAGPLWENRIRHSAHSHSHRVLVTGAAGFVGLHVSLALKRRGDGVVGIDNFNPYYETSLKRSRAALLDRAGVFVVEGDVNDGALLIKLFELVKFTHVMHLAAQAGVRYAMKNPSSYVQSNIAGLVSVLEVCKSANPQPAIVWASSSSVYGLNSRVPFSEKDRTDQPASLYAATKKAGEEIAHSYNHIYGLSITGLRFFTVYGPWGRPDMAYFFFTKDILKGKTIRVFEGADQKSVARDFTYIDDIVKGCLGALDTAEKSTGSGGRKKGKAQLRVFNLGNTSPVTVSELVDNLEKLLNLKAKKMVLPMPRNGDVPFTHANISLAQKELGYKPTTDLKTGLKEFVDWYRLFYSNSRKKIVL